The following coding sequences lie in one Pseudomonas monsensis genomic window:
- a CDS encoding IS481 family transposase, which translates to MSWEEVSTVQLRSEFVLLARQEGANVRQLCRRFNISPSTAYKWLNRFENLGAEGLNDQSRRPKTSPKRCADEVEQQILTVSQEYAAWGARKLKRVLEDNGLVMPSVSTVHAVLQRHSRVDPKAAEIKPFIRFEHEAPNDLWQMDFKGHISLGQGRCHPLTILDDHSRFSLCIAACINEQRDTVQEHLVRAFRRYGLPLRMTMDNGSPWGDQTGVYTALEVWLMSQGIKVGHSRPYHPQTQGKLERFHRSLKNEVLQGQHFNDLNSAQRAFDIWRDIYNQKRPHQALDMQVPATRYSSSSREYQEQPAAPEYDDGDVVRKVQVKGEIYWRNREYTVGKAFYGKSVAIRETTEDGIHDVYWSRHRIARIDLNLQIVMAGKKI; encoded by the coding sequence GTGTCTTGGGAAGAGGTGTCCACTGTGCAGCTTCGTTCAGAATTCGTGCTTTTGGCTCGGCAAGAAGGGGCCAATGTCCGGCAGCTTTGCCGTCGATTTAATATCAGCCCAAGCACCGCCTATAAATGGCTTAACAGGTTTGAAAACCTGGGTGCAGAAGGACTGAACGATCAGTCTCGACGACCGAAGACATCACCCAAGCGATGTGCTGATGAGGTTGAACAGCAGATTTTGACCGTGAGTCAGGAGTACGCGGCCTGGGGCGCTCGCAAGCTCAAACGTGTGTTGGAAGACAACGGCTTAGTGATGCCTTCGGTCAGTACCGTGCATGCGGTTTTACAGCGTCATTCACGCGTTGATCCAAAGGCCGCCGAGATCAAACCGTTTATCCGTTTTGAGCATGAAGCGCCCAACGATCTTTGGCAGATGGACTTCAAGGGGCATATCAGTCTGGGTCAGGGGCGTTGCCATCCGTTGACGATACTGGACGATCATTCGCGGTTTTCACTGTGCATCGCGGCGTGTATCAATGAGCAGCGCGACACCGTCCAGGAGCATCTGGTCCGGGCCTTTCGGCGCTATGGCCTGCCTTTGCGCATGACGATGGACAACGGCTCTCCATGGGGTGATCAGACAGGCGTTTATACCGCGCTGGAGGTCTGGCTGATGAGTCAAGGCATCAAGGTCGGCCACTCTCGACCTTATCATCCGCAAACCCAAGGAAAGCTGGAACGCTTCCACCGCAGTCTGAAAAATGAAGTCCTCCAGGGTCAGCACTTTAACGATCTCAACAGCGCGCAACGGGCGTTTGATATCTGGCGTGATATTTACAACCAGAAGCGCCCGCATCAAGCGCTGGACATGCAGGTTCCTGCTACTCGGTACAGCAGCAGCTCAAGGGAATATCAGGAGCAACCCGCAGCGCCGGAGTACGACGATGGTGATGTGGTCAGGAAGGTTCAGGTAAAGGGCGAGATCTACTGGAGGAACCGTGAATACACAGTCGGGAAAGCTTTTTACGGGAAGTCAGTAGCTATCCGGGAAACGACGGAGGACGGCATCCACGATGTCTACTGGAGTAGACATCGCATCGCCCGAATCGACTTGAACTTGCAGATCGTTATGGCAGGTAAGAAGATCTAA
- a CDS encoding winged helix-turn-helix domain-containing protein, translating into MDVSKTKSSFYRRLYVAYLIDSGLAPSVPTLTEVTGMPRRTAQDTIAALADLDIVCEFEQEEGARNHAGRYRIREWGAIDRGWIERNLRQIKAVLEYP; encoded by the coding sequence ATGGACGTCAGCAAGACCAAAAGCAGTTTCTACCGCCGCTTGTACGTGGCGTACCTGATCGACAGCGGTCTGGCGCCGAGTGTGCCGACACTGACCGAAGTGACTGGCATGCCCCGGCGCACGGCGCAGGACACGATTGCCGCGCTGGCGGATCTGGATATCGTCTGTGAATTCGAGCAGGAAGAGGGCGCGCGAAATCACGCCGGGCGCTATCGGATTCGTGAGTGGGGGGCGATTGATCGCGGGTGGATCGAGCGTAATTTGCGGCAGATCAAGGCTGTTCTGGAGTATCCCTGA